A genomic window from Yoonia rosea includes:
- a CDS encoding aldose epimerase family protein: MTHFGTTKDGQDVLQITLSSGELSVDILTLGATVQAVRLAGVPYNLTLGSERFADYATTMDYFGPIVGPIANRIGNARVRLDGMMHELERNENGDCHLHSGSEGVHRKNWAVLEKAADRVTLGLRLPEGVAGLPGNRDIRVTYQVTAPATLTMQIDGTSDATTCMNFASHIYWNLDGSETWEGHALRIAADHYLPIDDRTCPTGEIAAVDGTDMDFRTSRKLVKGAPALDHNFCLSQEPTDLRDVLWLTGASGIRMTLATTEPGIQIHDAAGSHRPGKPVYEGVVIEPQRWPDAPNNSKFPSIKITPDQAYHQVTQWRFDKAT; this comes from the coding sequence ATGACCCACTTCGGAACAACGAAAGACGGGCAAGACGTGCTTCAGATCACGCTTTCAAGCGGCGAGCTGAGCGTTGATATTCTGACACTGGGTGCAACCGTTCAAGCGGTGCGCCTTGCAGGCGTGCCCTACAATCTGACCTTGGGCTCAGAGCGGTTCGCGGATTACGCCACCACGATGGATTATTTCGGCCCGATTGTTGGCCCTATCGCCAATCGCATCGGCAACGCGCGCGTACGGCTTGACGGGATGATGCACGAACTTGAACGCAACGAGAACGGCGATTGTCACCTGCATTCAGGCAGTGAGGGTGTCCACCGCAAAAACTGGGCGGTGCTGGAAAAGGCCGCTGATCGCGTCACGTTGGGTTTGCGCCTGCCCGAAGGTGTAGCGGGCCTGCCCGGCAACCGCGATATCCGCGTCACTTATCAGGTCACAGCACCTGCAACGCTGACCATGCAGATTGACGGCACGAGCGACGCAACCACCTGCATGAACTTTGCCAGCCACATTTATTGGAACCTTGATGGCAGCGAGACATGGGAAGGCCACGCGTTGCGCATCGCGGCAGATCACTATCTGCCGATTGACGACCGCACCTGCCCCACAGGTGAGATCGCAGCCGTCGATGGCACCGACATGGATTTCCGCACCAGTCGCAAGCTGGTAAAAGGGGCACCGGCGCTTGATCACAATTTCTGCCTTTCGCAAGAACCGACCGATCTGCGCGATGTTCTCTGGCTAACGGGTGCCTCGGGGATTCGGATGACGCTCGCAACAACGGAACCCGGGATACAGATCCACGATGCGGCAGGCTCACACCGTCCGGGCAAGCCGGTGTATGAGGGCGTCGTGATTGAACCGCAGCGTTGGCCGGACGCGCCGAACAACAGCAAGTTTCCTTCCATCAAGATCACGCCTGATCAAGCATACCATCAAGTGACCCAATGGCGCTTCGACAAGGCGACGTGA
- a CDS encoding cytochrome d ubiquinol oxidase subunit II, producing MNYFGDPTIWLPFVFAALMGVSILIYVILDGFDLGVGVLFPFANDDEKDRMIASIGPFWDANETWLVLAVGLLLVAFPSAHGAILTALYLPVAIMLIGLILRGVAFEFRAKAPAPHKHLWNNAFFAGSLMTSLSQGFMLGMYVMGLEWTLAHVGFAILTAVFLTVGYSFIGATWIIHKTSAVLQAKAVDWAKGGIWGLVLGIGAISLATPFVSTRIFDKWFSFPEALYLSPLPILSGLLVVWLWSMLRKMPFADDRRSWQPFAAATALWVTAFGGMAYSFYPYVVPEQITIYEAASAPESLFIILIGTCIVLPTIMGYTVLSYFIFRGKATELRYD from the coding sequence ATGAATTATTTCGGTGACCCCACCATCTGGCTGCCTTTTGTTTTTGCGGCGCTGATGGGCGTGTCCATCCTGATCTACGTGATCCTCGATGGGTTTGACCTTGGCGTCGGGGTACTGTTCCCCTTCGCCAATGACGACGAGAAAGACAGGATGATCGCCTCGATCGGGCCCTTCTGGGATGCGAATGAAACTTGGCTGGTGCTGGCTGTGGGCCTTTTGCTGGTGGCCTTCCCATCGGCACATGGGGCGATCCTGACGGCGCTGTATCTGCCGGTGGCGATCATGCTGATCGGGCTAATCCTGCGCGGCGTCGCCTTTGAATTTCGTGCCAAGGCACCAGCCCCCCATAAACACCTGTGGAACAATGCGTTCTTTGCAGGCTCGCTTATGACCTCGCTCAGCCAGGGTTTCATGCTGGGCATGTATGTCATGGGCCTCGAATGGACTTTGGCGCATGTGGGTTTCGCGATACTGACGGCGGTGTTCCTGACTGTCGGCTATAGCTTCATCGGGGCCACTTGGATCATCCACAAAACATCTGCTGTGCTGCAGGCCAAAGCGGTGGATTGGGCCAAAGGCGGCATTTGGGGTTTGGTCTTGGGAATTGGCGCGATTTCGCTTGCCACGCCCTTTGTCAGCACCCGTATCTTTGACAAATGGTTCAGCTTCCCCGAAGCGCTTTACCTGTCGCCTCTGCCAATCCTGTCGGGTCTTCTGGTGGTCTGGCTTTGGTCCATGCTGCGCAAAATGCCTTTTGCAGACGACCGACGGTCCTGGCAGCCGTTTGCAGCGGCGACGGCGCTATGGGTGACAGCATTCGGCGGGATGGCCTATAGTTTCTATCCCTATGTGGTGCCCGAGCAGATCACAATCTACGAGGCCGCCAGCGCGCCGGAGAGCCTGTTTATCATCCTGATCGGCACTTGCATCGTGTTGCCGACGATCATGGGGTACACAGTTCTATCTTACTTTATCTTCCGCGGCAAAGCGACCGAGTTGCGGTACGACTAG
- a CDS encoding cytochrome ubiquinol oxidase subunit I — MELETLLLSRIQFAANISFHILFPTITIALGWVLLFFKLRYNRTGEERWMEAYRFWVKIFALSFAMGVVSGITMSFQFGTNWPGFMEKVGNIAGPLLAYEIMTAFFLEAVFLGIMLFGFSRVPNWVHTLATFLVAFGTMMSAFWIIVLNSWMHTPQGFEMIDGVAHATDWSAIIFNPSMPYRFTHMVLASFLTVSFLIAGVSAFRWLIGGRTEGVRVAMKTAIIAAAVLIPVQILVGDMHGLNTKEYQPAKVAAMEGNWETSTGVPLVLFAIPDEEARENRFEIGIPKLASFILTHDWNGEVKGLNEFVTEDGEVLHPRVSPVFWSFRVMVGTGLLMLLVSWSATYMIMRRKRGVEGLPQPMLYALIGMSFSGWLATLAGWYTTEIGRQPWLVQGVMTTKEAVADVPAPLVLSTLIAYLLVYAGLLLAYIFVIFYLARKTARGESIGTTIAPSPAAVPKAMPAE, encoded by the coding sequence ATGGAACTTGAAACCCTACTGCTATCGCGCATCCAGTTTGCAGCGAATATTTCATTTCACATCCTGTTTCCCACGATCACGATCGCATTGGGCTGGGTGCTTTTGTTCTTCAAACTACGCTATAACCGTACCGGCGAAGAGCGCTGGATGGAAGCCTACCGTTTCTGGGTGAAAATCTTTGCACTCTCGTTCGCGATGGGTGTCGTCTCGGGCATTACGATGTCTTTCCAATTCGGCACGAACTGGCCCGGATTTATGGAAAAAGTCGGCAACATCGCAGGGCCTTTGCTGGCCTACGAAATCATGACCGCATTCTTCCTTGAAGCGGTGTTCCTTGGGATCATGCTCTTCGGTTTTAGCCGTGTGCCCAATTGGGTCCACACGCTGGCAACCTTCCTTGTGGCCTTTGGCACTATGATGTCGGCCTTCTGGATCATTGTCCTGAACTCATGGATGCACACCCCCCAAGGGTTCGAGATGATCGACGGCGTTGCACATGCGACCGATTGGTCGGCTATTATCTTTAACCCCTCCATGCCGTACCGCTTTACGCATATGGTGCTGGCCAGCTTCCTGACTGTCAGCTTCCTGATTGCCGGTGTCAGCGCCTTCCGCTGGCTCATTGGCGGACGCACCGAAGGGGTACGCGTGGCAATGAAAACGGCCATTATTGCCGCTGCTGTGCTGATCCCCGTGCAAATCCTTGTCGGCGACATGCATGGACTGAATACAAAAGAGTATCAGCCCGCGAAGGTTGCCGCGATGGAAGGGAATTGGGAAACCTCCACTGGCGTGCCTTTGGTCTTGTTTGCGATCCCCGATGAAGAAGCACGCGAGAACCGGTTTGAAATTGGTATCCCGAAACTGGCGTCGTTTATCTTGACCCATGACTGGAATGGTGAGGTGAAAGGCCTGAACGAGTTTGTCACCGAAGACGGAGAGGTGCTTCACCCGCGGGTCTCGCCGGTATTCTGGTCGTTCCGCGTGATGGTCGGCACGGGGCTCTTGATGCTCCTGGTCAGCTGGAGCGCCACTTACATGATCATGCGCCGCAAGCGCGGAGTCGAAGGCCTGCCGCAACCAATGCTCTATGCGCTGATCGGCATGAGTTTTAGCGGCTGGTTGGCCACGCTGGCGGGCTGGTACACAACCGAAATCGGCCGTCAGCCATGGTTGGTCCAAGGTGTGATGACAACCAAAGAGGCCGTCGCTGATGTGCCTGCACCCTTGGTGCTGTCGACCCTGATCGCCTATCTGCTGGTCTACGCGGGGCTTTTGTTGGCGTATATCTTTGTCATCTTCTATCTGGCACGGAAAACCGCACGCGGCGAAAGTATCGGCACCACGATCGCACCGTCGCCAGCGGCGGTCCCCAAAGCCATGCCAGCGGAGTAA